One segment of Vagococcus martis DNA contains the following:
- a CDS encoding PadR family transcriptional regulator, whose amino-acid sequence MKQTQLLKGILEGCVLSILKDETTYGYELVQKLIQFGFTDLSAGTVYPLLQKLEKQHMISGELRASPDGPNRKYYSLTEEGIDRLEEFNNQWEKLSDIVNVILKRG is encoded by the coding sequence ATGAAACAAACTCAATTATTAAAAGGGATTCTCGAAGGGTGTGTACTATCTATCTTAAAAGATGAGACAACATATGGTTATGAATTAGTTCAAAAATTAATTCAGTTTGGGTTCACCGATTTAAGTGCGGGGACAGTGTATCCTTTATTACAAAAATTGGAAAAGCAACATATGATTTCTGGTGAACTAAGAGCCTCGCCAGATGGTCCAAATCGTAAGTATTACTCGCTCACAGAAGAGGGAATAGACCGTTTGGAAGAGTTTAATAATCAATGGGAAAAACTCAGTGACATTGTGAATGTCATATTAAAAAGGGGATAA